One genomic region from Thermoleptolyngbya sichuanensis A183 encodes:
- a CDS encoding branched-chain amino acid ABC transporter permease, with amino-acid sequence MDQQLVQLLVNGVAVGSVIALAAVGLTLTYGILRLANFAHGDLMTLGAYLTLTANLNGVNIWLSILIGAVLTIGVALLCEKLLWSPMRDRRASSTTLIIISIGLALFLRNGITLLWGPENQRYDLPVATALDVFGVRIAPTRLIVVGLAILAIAALHYLLQHTKIGKAMRAVADNTDLARVSGINVDWVVIWTWVLAAGLTAIAGGMFGLITAVRPNMGWFLIMPMFASVILGGIGNPYGAIAGAYIIGIAQELSTYVLPSEYKLGVALMVMILVLLVRPQGLFRGMI; translated from the coding sequence ATGGATCAGCAACTGGTGCAGCTTTTGGTAAATGGCGTGGCGGTGGGCAGCGTCATTGCGCTGGCGGCGGTGGGGCTGACGCTGACCTACGGCATTTTGCGGCTGGCAAACTTTGCCCACGGTGACCTGATGACGCTGGGTGCCTATCTGACGCTGACAGCCAATCTCAATGGCGTGAATATCTGGCTGTCGATCTTGATTGGGGCGGTGCTGACGATTGGGGTGGCGTTGCTGTGCGAAAAGCTGCTGTGGTCGCCCATGCGCGATCGCCGCGCCTCGTCTACCACGCTGATTATTATTTCCATCGGGCTGGCGCTGTTTTTGCGAAACGGCATTACGCTGCTGTGGGGCCCCGAAAACCAGCGCTATGACCTGCCCGTGGCGACGGCGCTGGATGTGTTTGGCGTGCGGATTGCGCCGACGCGGCTGATTGTGGTGGGGCTGGCGATTTTGGCGATCGCCGCTCTGCACTACCTGCTGCAACATACCAAAATTGGCAAAGCCATGCGGGCCGTTGCTGACAACACCGACCTGGCGCGGGTATCCGGCATCAACGTCGATTGGGTGGTGATTTGGACGTGGGTGCTGGCGGCGGGGCTGACGGCGATCGCCGGGGGCATGTTTGGGCTGATTACGGCTGTGCGGCCAAACATGGGCTGGTTTTTGATTATGCCGATGTTTGCCTCGGTGATTTTGGGCGGCATTGGCAATCCCTACGGGGCGATCGCCGGGGCTTATATCATCGGCATCGCGCAGGAACTTAGCACCTACGTTTTGCCCTCGGAGTATAAGCTGGGTGTGGCGCTGATGGTGATGATTCTGGTGCTGCTGGTGCGGCCGCAGGGGCTATTTCGCGGCATGATCTGA
- a CDS encoding lysophospholipid acyltransferase family protein has protein sequence MSCSKHRAFPALLFIPQRFNPAVLMAMRAALPLLFRLRVRPWLPTGISHVEVVNAKELALLYQRFQAGEVRFILAFRHPEVDDPFSMLYLLSSGVPKAAREHDIPLRSPVHSHFIYDRGMTIWAGDWLGWLFSRLGGIPIHRGKRLDRTGLRAARELLLNGQFPLAIAPEGATNGHSEVVSPLEPGVAQLGFWCAEDLRKKGRSEQVYIVPIGIRYTYPQPIWPKLDRLLSRLEQDTGLPPLVQDETPTEDVRYRRVLRLADHLLTEMEGFYHRFYPQYLTPEADSKPELDESANQHLIRRLETLLDAALRAAEAHFRLEAQGTIIDRCRRLEEAGWNAIYREDLPADFAALSPFQRGLADWGAEEAEIRLRHMRLVESFVAVTADYLQEQPTAERFAEMALLMFDLVARIKGDDMPARPRLGWRQSRVTVGTPICVSDRHSDYQRDHTSAKRAVAELTQDLQAALEQLI, from the coding sequence GTGTCTTGTTCAAAACATCGTGCATTTCCGGCGCTTTTGTTTATTCCCCAGCGCTTCAATCCAGCGGTGCTAATGGCGATGCGAGCGGCATTACCGCTCTTGTTTCGGCTCCGTGTTCGTCCGTGGCTGCCGACGGGAATTTCCCATGTCGAGGTTGTGAACGCCAAAGAACTGGCGTTGCTTTATCAGCGGTTTCAGGCGGGTGAAGTTCGATTCATCTTGGCATTCCGCCATCCAGAAGTAGACGATCCGTTTTCTATGCTGTATCTGCTGTCCAGCGGTGTCCCCAAAGCGGCGCGAGAGCATGACATTCCGCTGCGATCGCCCGTGCATTCCCACTTCATCTACGACCGGGGCATGACCATCTGGGCGGGCGACTGGCTGGGCTGGCTGTTTTCGCGGCTGGGCGGTATCCCGATTCACCGGGGCAAGCGGCTGGATCGCACAGGTCTGCGGGCGGCGCGGGAGCTATTGCTCAACGGACAGTTTCCCTTGGCGATCGCCCCCGAAGGCGCAACCAACGGGCATAGCGAAGTCGTCAGCCCGCTAGAACCCGGCGTGGCGCAGTTGGGCTTTTGGTGTGCGGAGGATTTGCGAAAGAAGGGGCGATCGGAACAGGTCTACATCGTGCCGATTGGCATTCGCTATACCTACCCGCAGCCCATCTGGCCAAAGCTCGATCGGCTGCTCAGTCGGCTAGAGCAGGACACGGGCTTGCCGCCGCTGGTGCAGGACGAAACACCAACGGAGGACGTTCGCTATCGGCGCGTGCTGCGGCTGGCGGATCACTTGCTGACGGAAATGGAGGGATTCTATCATCGCTTCTATCCGCAGTATCTAACGCCTGAAGCCGATTCCAAGCCAGAACTAGACGAGAGCGCAAATCAACACCTGATACGGCGGCTGGAGACGCTGCTGGATGCCGCCCTCCGCGCTGCCGAAGCGCATTTTCGGCTGGAGGCGCAGGGCACGATTATCGACCGCTGTCGTCGGCTAGAGGAAGCAGGCTGGAACGCGATTTATCGAGAAGACCTGCCCGCAGATTTCGCGGCTCTGTCCCCATTCCAGCGCGGACTGGCTGATTGGGGCGCGGAGGAAGCCGAAATTCGCCTGCGGCACATGCGCCTGGTGGAAAGCTTTGTGGCAGTGACGGCCGACTATCTCCAGGAACAGCCCACGGCGGAGCGCTTTGCCGAAATGGCGCTGCTGATGTTTGACCTGGTGGCGCGGATCAAGGGCGACGACATGCCTGCCCGTCCGCGTTTGGGCTGGCGACAGAGCCGCGTGACGGTGGGAACGCCGATTTGTGTGAGCGATCGCCATTCGGACTATCAGCGGGATCACACCTCAGCAAAGCGGGCCGTTGCGGAACTCACGCAAGATCTGCAAGCGGCGCTGGAGCAATTAATTTAG
- a CDS encoding histidine kinase produces the protein MTNSLKERIQEDLQKAKSEGGLRAERIREIVKAAVSEAAAEVSQGTGELKAIAKDALTAVFAVVRDRATTRTEEMAASVEGVVEGIGEFHREAIAQAQTQIDDLQQTLDQTDRQFEEEVTVALATVDLPEAEATTKTPFKVLIDLVVNAVKEREVFDIFQQRYNHLKQQLAELDSRLQERYGDRYEEVKRQLETAQTWYANAKTKGETLGNEAKHFKQVELEEKAADLGTTIAQKEAEIKAQLQQIVNSALR, from the coding sequence ATGACAAATTCATTAAAAGAGCGCATTCAGGAAGATTTGCAAAAGGCCAAGTCTGAGGGCGGCCTGCGGGCAGAGCGGATTCGGGAGATTGTGAAGGCTGCGGTTTCAGAAGCAGCGGCAGAAGTGTCTCAAGGGACAGGCGAACTGAAGGCGATCGCCAAAGATGCTTTGACAGCGGTGTTTGCCGTGGTGCGCGATCGCGCGACGACCCGCACCGAAGAGATGGCGGCCTCGGTGGAAGGCGTGGTAGAAGGCATTGGCGAATTTCACCGAGAGGCGATCGCCCAGGCCCAAACCCAGATCGACGACCTCCAGCAAACACTGGATCAAACCGATCGCCAGTTTGAAGAGGAAGTCACCGTGGCCCTGGCAACCGTTGATCTGCCAGAGGCCGAAGCCACCACCAAAACCCCCTTCAAGGTGCTAATTGATCTGGTTGTAAACGCAGTGAAGGAGCGAGAAGTGTTTGATATTTTTCAGCAGCGCTATAACCATCTGAAGCAGCAGCTTGCAGAACTAGATAGTCGTCTGCAAGAGCGCTATGGCGATCGCTACGAAGAAGTGAAGCGTCAGCTTGAAACGGCGCAAACCTGGTATGCCAACGCCAAAACCAAAGGCGAAACCCTAGGCAACGAGGCAAAACACTTCAAGCAAGTGGAACTGGAAGAAAAAGCCGCTGACTTGGGCACAACTATCGCGCAGAAAGAAGCCGAAATTAAAGCCCAACTGCAGCAAATCGTGAACAGCGCCCTGCGCTAA